CCCCTAAATCGACCCGGTTCTCGGCGAACCAATAAAAGGCGATTACAGTGAGAAATTCGAACCAGGTTAATGGACCAATTTCCGGATTCGCACAGGCGAACTCTTGAGAAAGATCGCGAACGTAACTGCCGATACGAGCGAATTCGAGATCTGAAATTGGCTCGCCGTCTATATGGAACCGCTCATTCCAGCGCAAGAGATGAGGTCCGGTAAATCGACCCGTTTTCAAGCCAGCCGCTCTGGCAATGCTGTCAATCAAAGCAACGGTGGAACCCTTGCCGTTCGTTCCAGCCACGTGAATGACAGGGTATTGATTCTGCCAATTGCCATGCGCAGCCATAAACGCCGCAATTCTGGTTAAACTCGGCTTCTCTAAAGTTGGGGACAAACTCTCGATGTACGAGAGACACTCTGAATAATCCATCAACACATGTCTTGAAACTGCGACACCAAATAGGTTGCCTCAGATCATACCTGTTACGATTTGACTTGACCTAACAAATGGAGTTCCCCGTGCCAGTCTTCAAAGCCGCTCACAAAGTCGAAAGTAAACGCATCTACGAAGGCGATATTGTCAACTTCCGTGTCGACAAAGTTCGCCTGGAAGACGGCCAGGAGACTATCCGAGAGCTGGTCGAGCACAACGGGGGAGTTGTCATCGCCTGTCAACCCGCTGAAGACAAAGTGGTTTTGATCAGTCAATATCGATACTCGGTCGATGAAGACTTGCTCGAACTGCCGGCCGGTCGCATCGAAATTGGAGAGGATCCGTTGCACGCCGCCACACGTGAACTGACTGAAGAAACCGGCTACCGTGCAAAAATTTGGCGC
This is a stretch of genomic DNA from Candidatus Melainabacteria bacterium. It encodes these proteins:
- a CDS encoding NUDIX hydrolase, with product MEFPVPVFKAAHKVESKRIYEGDIVNFRVDKVRLEDGQETIRELVEHNGGVVIACQPAEDKVVLISQYRYSVDEDLLELPAGRIEIGEDPLHAATRELTEETGYRAKIWRELVRMYSAPGFCNEMLYMFHASEVELVSKNLDYDEETEVIVLDTEDAWQLVLDGKIRDAKTVSGIGMLLAEKYKRIF